The following are encoded together in the Penicillium digitatum chromosome 3, complete sequence genome:
- a CDS encoding Mitochondrial carrier protein → MPDRNAWNMDDSTRNRLLKKYKTQVASGASTICATLAVTPLENVKTRMQTHNFKNIWQCVRYLWRTEGPRGYVAGALPPLASVTVVRVVNFTVYNAFKDIIADNVERVTGSNPLDHYKKPGSTPTLTGILTFTAAGLVAGLVASPIACPFELAKNVVQTSVLVSNRAMAAPDAARDQSLRHKPRLGTIQAIKQIYRRHGFWGLYTGFRLHALRDTVGSGLYFGVYETVKQVAAKELGQDKNPFGAPMIAGAICSTVPWFCTYPLDTRKTRAQSVLLGKSSEIGEASQAVAKSSMYKGLSIILIRTGVNNMILLSIFEYIRMRIDELPQ, encoded by the exons ATGCCAGACCGCAACGCTTGGAATATGGATGATTCTACACGCAACAGACTCCTCAAAAAATACAAAACTCAGGTGGCTTCGGGGGCGTCTACCATTTGCGCAACGCTGGCGGTG ACTCCTCTAGAGAACGTCAAGACTCGGATGCAGAC ACATAACTTCAAGAACATATGGCAGTGTGTTCGCTATCTCTGGCGCACCGAAGGGCCTAGGGGTTATGTTGCTG GCGCGCTTCCACCCTTGGCGAGTGTCACGGTAGTCCGTGTCGTCAACTTCACCGTGTACAATGCCTTCAAGGACATAATCGCTGACAACGTTGAACGCGTAACGGGTTCCAACCCTTTGGACCACTATAAAAAGCCTGGAAGCACTCCTACCTTGACGGGCATTCTTACGTTCACCGCTGCAGGCCTTGTCGCTGGCTTGGTGGCGTCCCCTATTGCTT GCCCCTTCGAGTTGGCGAAGAATGTCGTCCAGACCTCTGTTCTAGTGTCAAATCGCGCGATGGCTGCCCCGGACGCAGCCCGAGACCAATCTCTGCGTCACAAGCCCCGCTTGGGGACCATCCAAGCGATCAAGCAGATCTATAGACGACATGGATTCTGGGGCCTTTATACTGGGTTCCGCCTGCATGCGTTGCGTGACACGGTGGGCTCAGGACTGTACTTCGGTGTCTACGAGACTGTGAAGCAAGTAGCAGCCAAGGAGTTGGGTCAGGACAAGAACCCCTTTGGGGCACCTATGATTGCGGGTGCCATTTGCAGCACTGTACCCTGGTTCTGC ACTTATCCCCTCGATACGCGCAAGACTCGTGCACAGAGTGTTCTGCTAGGAAAATCCAGCGAGATTGGCGAGGCCTCCCAAGCTGTCGCCAAATCCAGCATGTACAAGGGCCTCTCCATCATTCTTATTCGAACCGGCGTCAACAACATGATCCTGCTCAGCATCTTTGAATACATAAGAATGCGTATCGATGAGCTACCGCAGTAA
- a CDS encoding SET domain: MSASHPYLRLEVPDEAPFELRPSLGKGWGVFATRRIDRGALILSEKPTFIIRRSHTDITDYHIAMAFQQLSPSQKAQFLLLRDNGPSCLTSMNKAFAENSFNVTSDLDEPEAHGLFPLHSRFNHSCIPNCKVPTVSREVISSFATRDIEVGEEINLCYYSDFECRTRYERHQALGFTCDCRACLPGTTFQQLSELRRRLIRGLQYLARGVDLYGQRQSHSIIVDSTMKFVAETFSITLSARLIYALLSIFFLEEEGLLDDFMDAKLRPSLTKTVQLFKSETNRGVVGLAMEQNTWVQKLQVAFRLYGQEDAADYEVSLALRKLRPFA; the protein is encoded by the exons ATGTCTGCAAGTCATC CTTATCTTCGCCTTGAAGTGCCTGACGAAGCCCCATTCGAGCTGAGACCCTCGCTAGGCAAAGGATGGGGTGTTTTCGCGACAAGACGCATTGACCGAGGAGCTCTAATTTTGAGCGAAAAGCCAACCTTTATAATCCGGAGGTCACACACCGATATCACAGATTACCATATTGCTATGGCGTTTCAGCAATTGTCGCCAAGCCAAAAAGCACAGTTTTTACTCCTTCGCGACAACGGACCAAGCTGTCTTACAAGTATGAATAAAGCTTTTGCGGAAAACTCGTTCAACGTCACTTCAGACCTCGACGAGCCCGAAGCTCATGGCCTGTTTCCCCTTCACTCGCGCTTCAACCATTCTTGTATACCTAACTGCAAAGTTCCAACTGTGAGTAGAGAGGTCATTTCAAGCTTTGCGACTAGGGACATTGAGGTTGGCGAGGAAATCAACCTCTGTTATTATTCAGATTTCGAATGCAGGACTAGATATGAGCGTCATCAAGCCCTGGGTTTCACTTGCGATTGCAGGGCATGTCTACCTGGCACGACTTTCCAACAACTTAGCGAACTGCGACGGCGATTGATTCGAGGTCTCCAATACCTAGCACGCGGTGTGGACTTGTATGGGCAGAGACAGAGTCATTCTATTATCGTCGACTCTACAATGAAGTTTGTCGCAGAAACTTTCAGCATCACTCTTTCCGCTAGATTGATTTATGCTCTTTTGTCAATTTTCTTTCTCGAAGAAGAGGGCTTGCTAGATGATTTTATGGACGCAAAGTTAAGACCGAGCTTAACCAAAACGGTGCAACTATTCAAGTCAGAGACCAACCGAGGCGTTGTTGGGCTGGCTATGGAGCAGAACACCTGGGTACAGAAATTGCAAGTGGCATTCAGACTATATGGCCAAGAAGATGCTGCCGATTATGAAGTGAGCCTGGCGCTACGAAAGTTGCGCCCATTTGCTTAA